A window of the Azospirillum formosense genome harbors these coding sequences:
- a CDS encoding bacteriohemerythrin produces MQHVAWDKSMSVGVEILDDDHRKLLDMFNHLLKAGIAEKDRSSLSGLLGGLQEYTTVHFAREEALMERQGYPGLDAHRAAHRYFIDEVRKLTLDDDDSNEMMLRIDLILLLKEWFIEHIQSVDRQYSPFMADEAGATTAH; encoded by the coding sequence ATGCAACATGTTGCCTGGGATAAATCGATGAGCGTCGGCGTCGAAATTCTCGACGACGACCACAGAAAATTGCTCGACATGTTCAACCATCTACTCAAGGCCGGCATCGCGGAGAAGGACCGCTCCAGCCTGTCCGGGCTGCTGGGGGGCTTGCAGGAGTACACGACCGTGCATTTCGCCCGGGAGGAGGCGCTGATGGAGCGGCAGGGCTATCCCGGCCTCGACGCCCACCGGGCCGCCCACCGCTACTTCATCGACGAGGTGCGCAAACTGACGCTGGACGATGACGACAGCAACGAGATGATGCTGCGCATCGACCTGATCCTGCTCCTGAAGGAATGGTTCATCGAACACATCCAATCGGTGGACAGACAATACAGCCCCTTCATGGCCGACGAGGCCGGCGCCACCACCGCCCATTGA
- a CDS encoding Fic family protein, whose protein sequence is MALLDDILEKKRVLDDARPMPLTVVRDLADRFERGLTTACLLVEGVELSPDDIRMVLDRGAVLRSRPADPQRLVLNHRAALELMARLSFQGGGVVTERTIAAFHGVLYQGIDANAGRYRDGALKEDAGASPDPAKVRVSMSALSGWLRRTEPGPEAAFEAHHRLMSVRPFFQGNAATALLLCNLILNRAGFPPVVVTDEDREMYAAMVERAWSLGDKTPFRDLMMRLLDRSLNLCLRSAARALRDFEPADEDEHGFGGDHDEGYGRRP, encoded by the coding sequence ATGGCGCTGCTGGACGATATTCTGGAAAAGAAGCGGGTTCTGGACGACGCCCGGCCGATGCCGCTGACGGTGGTCCGTGATCTGGCCGACCGCTTCGAGCGCGGCCTGACCACCGCCTGCCTCCTCGTCGAGGGGGTGGAGCTGTCCCCGGACGACATCCGCATGGTGCTGGACCGCGGCGCGGTGCTGCGCAGCCGCCCGGCCGACCCGCAGCGCCTCGTGCTCAACCACCGCGCCGCGCTGGAACTGATGGCCCGCCTGTCCTTCCAGGGCGGCGGGGTGGTGACGGAGCGCACCATCGCGGCCTTCCACGGCGTGCTGTACCAGGGGATCGACGCCAACGCCGGGCGCTACCGGGACGGCGCGCTCAAGGAGGACGCCGGCGCCTCCCCCGATCCGGCGAAGGTCCGGGTGTCGATGTCGGCGCTGTCCGGCTGGCTGCGCCGGACGGAACCGGGGCCGGAAGCCGCCTTCGAGGCGCATCACCGGCTGATGAGCGTCCGCCCCTTCTTCCAGGGCAACGCCGCGACCGCGCTCCTGCTGTGCAACCTGATCCTGAACCGCGCAGGCTTCCCGCCGGTGGTGGTCACGGACGAGGATCGGGAGATGTACGCCGCGATGGTCGAGCGCGCCTGGTCGCTGGGCGACAAGACGCCGTTCCGCGACCTGATGATGCGTCTTCTCGACCGCAGCCTGAACCTGTGCCTGCGCAGCGCCGCCCGCGCTCTCCGTGATTTCGAGCCGGCCGACGAGGATGAGCACGGCTTCGGCGGCGACCATGACGAGGGCTATGGCCGGCGCCCCTGA
- a CDS encoding CocE/NonD family hydrolase, whose amino-acid sequence MTHMAPVILEQPPLLAVRPPETVSMRTRDGVRLDADLYRPDGVGPWPLLLLRVDCGRRTAMTSHYAHPRWYAARGYVVVVQDVRGRGTSEGRFRPFEAEREDGADAVAWAATLPGSNGTVGMYGSGYAGMAQLLALAERPPALRAVVPALAGWDVFTDWATEGGAFRLADAMGWALHCAAESARRLEDGAAYRALLEAIRSLPLDDEIPSRPRVLRDYARHCHYDDWLTTPGPGGSWDALSPRHALSAGGGEVSVLQIGGWYDPRLTGTLAAHEALSAGGDGTVRLLVGPWDRRGVAAHPGPDGVRPTDLPTFDALQLGWFERFLKGEMNGAERGGPIRLFDVLERRWRDLPDLPPAAQPLHLAGDGLATRHGGALREGAPDEAFLDVLVHDPRDPVPTVGGHAVPDAGPRDRAAIDARPDVAVYDTAPLAAPLTLSGLAALEIWVEADAPSFDVSAVLSAALPDGRVLPLSQGYARVEPGGEQRPMPVALRALCATLPAGAVLRLSLAGSCFPAYPINPGTGAEPGETRLVDAQPITLLIHGGGARPSRLLLPARG is encoded by the coding sequence ATGACCCATATGGCCCCGGTGATTCTCGAACAGCCGCCCCTCCTGGCCGTCCGGCCACCCGAAACCGTCTCCATGCGGACGCGCGACGGTGTGCGGCTGGACGCCGACCTCTACCGGCCCGACGGTGTCGGTCCCTGGCCGCTCCTTCTGCTGCGTGTGGACTGCGGGCGGCGGACGGCGATGACCAGCCATTATGCGCACCCGCGGTGGTACGCCGCGCGGGGCTATGTCGTCGTCGTGCAGGACGTGCGCGGTCGCGGCACGTCGGAGGGCCGCTTCCGCCCCTTCGAGGCGGAGCGCGAGGACGGCGCCGACGCGGTGGCCTGGGCGGCGACCCTGCCCGGTTCCAACGGCACGGTCGGCATGTACGGCAGCGGCTACGCCGGGATGGCGCAGCTCCTGGCCCTGGCCGAGCGGCCTCCCGCTCTGCGCGCCGTGGTTCCGGCACTGGCCGGTTGGGACGTCTTCACCGATTGGGCGACGGAGGGCGGCGCCTTCCGGCTGGCCGACGCGATGGGCTGGGCGCTGCACTGCGCGGCGGAATCCGCCCGCCGGCTGGAGGATGGCGCCGCCTACCGCGCGCTCCTTGAGGCGATCCGCAGCCTGCCGCTGGACGACGAAATCCCCTCCCGCCCACGGGTGCTGCGGGACTATGCGCGCCATTGCCATTACGACGACTGGCTGACCACGCCGGGACCGGGGGGAAGCTGGGACGCGCTGTCGCCACGCCACGCCCTGTCCGCCGGCGGAGGCGAGGTTTCCGTGCTGCAGATCGGCGGCTGGTACGATCCGCGCCTGACCGGCACCCTGGCGGCGCACGAGGCGCTGTCCGCCGGCGGCGACGGCACCGTCCGCCTGCTGGTCGGCCCGTGGGACCGCCGCGGCGTCGCCGCCCATCCCGGCCCTGACGGTGTGAGGCCGACCGACCTGCCGACCTTCGACGCCCTCCAGCTCGGCTGGTTCGAGCGCTTTCTGAAAGGAGAGATGAACGGAGCGGAGCGCGGCGGCCCGATCCGCCTGTTCGACGTTCTGGAACGCCGCTGGCGCGACCTGCCGGACCTGCCGCCCGCCGCGCAGCCGCTGCATCTGGCCGGCGACGGCCTCGCCACGCGGCACGGCGGCGCCCTGCGCGAGGGGGCGCCGGACGAGGCGTTCCTCGACGTGCTGGTCCACGACCCGCGCGACCCGGTGCCCACCGTGGGCGGCCACGCGGTGCCCGACGCCGGCCCGCGCGACCGCGCCGCCATCGACGCCCGTCCCGACGTCGCGGTCTACGACACGGCCCCGCTCGCGGCGCCGCTGACGCTGTCCGGCCTCGCCGCCTTGGAAATCTGGGTGGAGGCCGACGCGCCGTCCTTCGACGTCAGCGCCGTCCTGTCGGCCGCGTTGCCCGACGGGCGCGTCCTGCCGCTCAGCCAGGGGTACGCGCGGGTGGAGCCGGGCGGCGAGCAGCGCCCCATGCCGGTGGCCCTGCGCGCCCTCTGCGCGACGCTGCCGGCCGGCGCCGTGCTGCGCCTCAGCCTCGCCGGGTCCTGCTTCCCGGCCTATCCCATCAATCCGGGCACCGGGGCGGAGCCGGGCGAAACCCGGCTGGTCGATGCGCAGCCGATCACCCTGCTGATCCACGGCGGCGGCGCGCGCCCGTCGCGCCTGCTGCTGCCGGCCCGCGGCTGA
- a CDS encoding adenine phosphoribosyltransferase — MDLKNHIRGIADFPKPGILFYDISPLLAHAEAWKEAVDQLAEALRPHKPELLVGIESRGFLIAAPLALALGTGFIMVRKHGKLPGDKVAHSYDLEYGTDTIEVQADAVKPGQRVVVLDDLLATGGTMAAAISLLRRVGADVRAAAFLVELTFLNGRDKLDVPSVSLMSYDS, encoded by the coding sequence ATCGATCTGAAGAACCACATCCGCGGCATCGCCGACTTCCCCAAACCCGGCATCCTCTTCTACGACATCTCCCCGCTGCTGGCTCACGCCGAGGCGTGGAAGGAGGCCGTGGACCAGCTGGCCGAGGCTCTGCGCCCGCACAAGCCGGAACTGCTGGTGGGCATCGAATCCCGCGGCTTCCTGATCGCCGCCCCGCTGGCCCTGGCGCTCGGCACCGGCTTCATCATGGTGCGCAAGCACGGCAAGCTGCCCGGCGACAAGGTCGCCCATTCCTACGACCTGGAATACGGCACGGACACCATCGAGGTTCAGGCCGACGCGGTGAAGCCCGGCCAGCGCGTGGTCGTCCTGGACGACCTGCTGGCGACCGGCGGCACCATGGCCGCGGCGATCAGCCTGCTGCGCCGCGTCGGCGCCGACGTCCGCGCCGCCGCCTTCCTGGTCGAGCTGACCTTCCTCAACGGCCGCGACAAGCTGGACGTGCCCAGCGTCTCGCTGATGAGCTACGATTCGTAA
- a CDS encoding MlaE family lipid ABC transporter permease subunit produces MARERAWLESSRAGDGEWRLTALGHWDLKAAGGLSGTLDGFALDGGGAVSLDLSRLDAMDTVGAYLLSALSDRLKAAGHGVDLAAIRPEHAALFEAVREVGPPPVERAETHHPILDMLERTGRTAVDGLREGRDLLSFLGLIAITFGRLIVNPRRLRFRSVMFHIEQTGLNALPILGLLSFLIGVVLAFQGADQLRRFGAELFVVNLLGVSILREIGILMTAIIVAGRSGSAFTAQIGTMKVNQEVDAISTLGLDVVELLVVPRALALMITLPLLAFYADIMGLFGGAVMSYATLDITFGQFIRQLHGAVTLPHFLVGLVKAPVFALVIAMVGCYEGLKVSGSAESVGTLTTKSVVESIFLVIVLDAVFSVLFSFLRL; encoded by the coding sequence ATGGCGCGCGAAAGGGCGTGGTTGGAATCGTCGCGCGCCGGCGACGGTGAGTGGCGGCTGACGGCTCTCGGCCATTGGGACCTGAAGGCCGCGGGCGGGCTCTCGGGCACGCTCGACGGCTTCGCGCTGGACGGCGGCGGGGCGGTCAGCCTCGACCTGTCGCGGCTGGACGCCATGGACACGGTCGGCGCCTATCTGCTGTCCGCCCTGTCCGACCGGCTGAAGGCGGCGGGCCACGGCGTCGATCTGGCCGCCATCCGCCCGGAGCACGCCGCCCTGTTCGAGGCCGTGCGCGAGGTCGGCCCCCCGCCGGTCGAGCGGGCGGAGACGCACCACCCCATCCTCGACATGCTGGAGCGCACCGGTCGCACCGCCGTCGACGGGCTGCGCGAGGGGCGGGACCTGCTGTCCTTCCTCGGCCTCATCGCGATCACCTTCGGGCGGCTGATCGTCAACCCGCGCCGGCTGCGCTTCCGCTCGGTGATGTTCCACATCGAGCAGACCGGGCTGAACGCCCTGCCGATCCTCGGGCTGCTGTCCTTCCTGATCGGCGTGGTGCTGGCCTTCCAGGGGGCGGACCAGCTCCGCCGCTTCGGGGCGGAGCTGTTCGTGGTCAATCTGCTGGGCGTGTCGATCCTGCGCGAGATCGGCATCCTGATGACCGCGATCATCGTGGCCGGGCGCTCCGGCTCCGCCTTCACCGCGCAGATCGGCACCATGAAGGTGAACCAGGAGGTGGACGCCATCAGCACGCTGGGCCTGGACGTGGTGGAGCTTCTGGTGGTGCCGCGCGCGCTGGCCCTGATGATCACCCTGCCGCTGCTCGCCTTCTACGCCGACATCATGGGCCTGTTCGGCGGTGCCGTGATGAGCTACGCGACGCTGGACATCACCTTCGGGCAGTTCATCCGCCAGCTTCACGGCGCCGTCACGCTGCCGCATTTCCTGGTTGGACTGGTGAAGGCGCCGGTCTTCGCGCTGGTGATCGCCATGGTCGGCTGCTACGAGGGGCTGAAGGTTTCCGGCAGCGCCGAGAGCGTGGGCACGCTGACGACCAAGTCGGTGGTGGAGTCCATCTTCCTGGTGATCGTCCTGGACGCGGTGTTCTCCGTCCTGTTCTCCTTCCTCAGGCTGTGA
- a CDS encoding ABC transporter ATP-binding protein, with protein sequence MAPFDDDQRTGAQDVVIRVRGLVTRFGPQVVHDGLDLDVRRGEVLGVVGGSGTGKSVLLKEILGLIRPADGRIELLGRDTADLPERERVALQARTGVLFQNGALFSSMTVAQNVMVPLREHTDLSAALSAEIARVKIAMSGLPSNAGAKFPSELSGGMIKRAGLARALALDPDILFLDEPTAGLDPIGAAAFDQLIRNLQRSLGLTVFMVTHDLDSLTSICDRIAVLVDKKIRVGTLEEHLRDPHPWIHDYFHGPRGRAARHAES encoded by the coding sequence GTGGCGCCTTTCGACGATGACCAGCGGACCGGTGCCCAGGACGTGGTGATCCGCGTGCGCGGGCTGGTCACGCGCTTCGGCCCGCAGGTGGTCCATGACGGGCTCGACCTCGACGTGCGGCGGGGCGAGGTGCTGGGCGTGGTCGGCGGCTCCGGCACGGGCAAGTCGGTCCTGCTCAAGGAGATCCTCGGCCTGATCCGCCCGGCGGACGGCCGGATCGAGCTGCTGGGCCGCGACACCGCCGACCTGCCGGAGCGCGAGCGGGTGGCGCTCCAGGCGCGCACCGGCGTGCTGTTCCAGAACGGCGCGCTGTTCAGCTCGATGACCGTGGCGCAGAACGTCATGGTCCCGCTGCGCGAGCACACCGACCTCTCGGCGGCGTTGTCGGCGGAGATCGCGCGGGTGAAGATCGCCATGTCCGGCCTGCCGTCCAACGCCGGGGCGAAGTTCCCGTCGGAGCTGTCGGGCGGCATGATCAAGCGCGCCGGGCTGGCCCGCGCGCTGGCCCTCGACCCCGACATCCTGTTCCTGGACGAGCCGACCGCCGGGCTGGACCCGATCGGCGCCGCCGCCTTCGACCAGCTCATCCGCAACCTTCAGCGCAGCCTGGGGCTGACCGTCTTCATGGTCACCCACGATCTGGACAGCCTGACCTCCATCTGCGACCGCATCGCCGTCCTGGTGGACAAGAAGATTCGCGTGGGCACGCTGGAGGAGCATCTCCGCGACCCGCATCCCTGGATTCACGACTATTTCCACGGACCGCGCGGCCGCGCCGCGCGCCATGCAGAAAGCTGA
- a CDS encoding MlaD family protein — protein sequence METRTSYILVGSFVLALLAGLFVFTVWVAKIQLEETRQPYYIYFTGSVTGLQEGSPVRYRGIPVGTATDIRLDPNDVSRVRVRIEVQEGTPIKTDSIASLEVQGITGGAYVQISGGTEMSELLRTAHDGGIPVIPSRPSSLTVFVDAAPQLLNRALDLTNRVADLLTPQNQAAIAEILANTRTLTGELARASQGLDGTLAQANRTLQGFETVGPQLGQTMEQAQRTLAAVESGTKTLTGDLHTLAGSLNKTANQLNAMIGENRGAIRDFTGGGLYEMTLLISQLRDLSGQLSRVVTRIENDPSNFLFGGTRQGVEVRGR from the coding sequence ATGGAAACCCGCACCAGCTACATCCTCGTGGGCAGCTTCGTGTTGGCCTTGCTCGCCGGCCTCTTCGTCTTCACGGTCTGGGTCGCCAAGATCCAGCTCGAGGAGACGCGCCAGCCCTATTACATCTACTTCACCGGCTCGGTGACCGGCCTTCAGGAGGGCAGCCCGGTGCGCTACCGCGGCATTCCCGTGGGCACGGCGACCGACATCCGCCTGGACCCCAACGACGTCAGCCGCGTGCGCGTGCGGATCGAGGTGCAGGAAGGCACGCCGATCAAGACCGATTCCATCGCCTCGCTGGAGGTGCAGGGGATCACCGGCGGCGCCTATGTCCAGATTTCCGGCGGCACGGAGATGAGCGAGCTTCTGCGCACCGCCCATGACGGCGGCATCCCGGTGATCCCATCGCGTCCGTCCTCGCTGACGGTGTTCGTCGACGCCGCGCCGCAGCTTCTCAACCGCGCACTGGACCTGACCAACCGGGTGGCCGACCTGCTGACGCCGCAGAACCAGGCGGCCATCGCCGAGATCCTGGCCAACACGCGCACGCTGACCGGCGAACTGGCCCGCGCCAGCCAGGGGCTGGACGGCACGCTCGCCCAGGCCAACCGGACGCTCCAGGGCTTCGAGACGGTCGGGCCGCAGCTCGGCCAGACGATGGAGCAGGCGCAGCGCACGCTGGCCGCGGTGGAGAGCGGCACCAAGACGCTGACCGGCGACCTGCACACGCTGGCCGGATCGCTGAACAAGACCGCCAACCAGCTCAACGCGATGATCGGCGAGAACCGCGGGGCGATCCGCGACTTCACCGGCGGCGGGCTGTACGAGATGACCTTGCTGATCTCGCAGTTGCGCGACCTGTCGGGACAATTGTCCCGCGTCGTCACGCGGATCGAGAACGACCCGTCGAACTTCCTGTTCGGCGGAACCCGCCAGGGCGTGGAGGTGCGTGGACGATGA
- a CDS encoding ABC-type transport auxiliary lipoprotein family protein, producing the protein MMSRLMKGLGAALLSVGLLTGCAALNPTAPSLYTLTPGTVEESGLPPVRWQLLVEPPAASAGIDTPRIAVTRSATALDYFAGVSWADRAPNMVQGLIVQSFEDSRRIVSVGRDSAGLRSDFLLKTELRDFQAEFSDASATAPDRVRVRLSAKLVAMPQRTIEAGETFDAVVPVRGSDFSDVIAAFNTALGQVEGALVDWTLRRGEAVFRADAGRSGTAGVR; encoded by the coding sequence ATGATGAGCCGTTTGATGAAGGGGTTGGGGGCGGCGCTGCTGTCGGTCGGCCTGTTGACCGGCTGCGCGGCGCTGAACCCCACCGCGCCCAGCCTCTACACGCTGACGCCGGGAACCGTGGAGGAGTCCGGGTTGCCGCCGGTGCGCTGGCAATTGCTGGTGGAGCCGCCGGCGGCCAGCGCGGGAATCGACACGCCGCGCATCGCGGTCACCCGCTCCGCCACCGCCCTCGACTACTTCGCCGGGGTGTCCTGGGCCGACCGGGCGCCGAACATGGTGCAGGGTCTGATCGTCCAGTCCTTTGAGGACAGCCGGCGGATCGTCTCGGTCGGGCGGGATTCCGCGGGCTTGCGCTCCGACTTCCTGCTGAAGACCGAATTGCGCGACTTCCAGGCGGAATTCAGCGACGCCAGCGCCACGGCTCCGGACCGGGTGCGGGTGCGGCTGTCGGCCAAGCTGGTCGCCATGCCCCAGCGGACCATCGAGGCGGGCGAGACCTTCGACGCCGTGGTCCCGGTGCGCGGGTCGGACTTCAGCGACGTGATCGCCGCCTTCAACACGGCGCTCGGTCAGGTGGAGGGCGCGCTGGTGGACTGGACCCTGCGGCGGGGCGAGGCGGTGTTTCGCGCCGACGCCGGCCGTTCGGGTACGGCTGGCGTCCGTTGA
- the rpoH gene encoding RNA polymerase sigma factor RpoH codes for MTELAVSGEPLTLFLKETRKYDYLTPEQERDLAIRWRERQDRRALDKLIGSHLRLVFKMARGYQGYGLPLSDLIAEGNVGVMQAAQKFDPDKGFRFATYASWWIRAAIQEYVLHNWSLVKIGTTAAQKKLFFSLRRLKAQLQDAENGTFGGDLSPEAVESIATTLDVSQADVIEMNRRLGTDRSLNATLAEDGDSEWLDLLADESPDQEAILAGAQERKRRQHFLKLGLGVLDDRERQILVARRLRDEPLTLEELSQHFHVSRERVRQLEVRAFEKVQKAVMAQARQVPGSTGKALLPV; via the coding sequence TTGACGGAACTGGCAGTTTCTGGCGAACCCCTCACCCTCTTTCTAAAAGAAACCCGCAAGTACGACTACCTCACCCCCGAGCAGGAACGCGACCTCGCCATCCGCTGGCGGGAGCGGCAGGACCGCCGCGCCCTCGACAAGCTGATCGGCAGCCACCTCCGGCTCGTTTTCAAAATGGCCCGCGGCTATCAGGGCTACGGTCTGCCGCTGTCCGACCTGATCGCCGAGGGCAACGTCGGCGTCATGCAGGCGGCGCAGAAGTTCGACCCGGACAAGGGTTTCCGCTTCGCCACCTACGCGTCCTGGTGGATCCGGGCGGCGATCCAGGAGTATGTGCTGCACAACTGGTCGCTGGTGAAGATCGGCACCACGGCGGCCCAGAAGAAGCTGTTCTTCAGCCTGCGCCGGCTGAAGGCGCAGCTTCAGGACGCCGAGAACGGCACCTTCGGCGGCGACCTGTCGCCGGAGGCGGTGGAGAGCATTGCGACGACGCTGGACGTCTCCCAGGCCGACGTGATCGAGATGAACCGCCGTTTGGGCACCGACCGCTCGCTGAACGCCACGCTCGCCGAGGACGGCGACAGCGAATGGCTGGACCTGCTCGCCGACGAGAGCCCCGATCAGGAGGCGATCCTGGCCGGTGCGCAGGAGCGCAAGCGCCGCCAGCATTTCCTCAAGCTGGGGCTGGGCGTCCTGGATGACCGCGAGCGTCAGATCTTGGTGGCCCGCCGCCTGCGCGACGAGCCGCTGACCCTGGAGGAGCTGAGCCAGCACTTCCACGTCTCGCGCGAGCGCGTGCGCCAGCTCGAGGTGCGCGCCTTCGAGAAGGTCCAGAAGGCGGTGATGGCCCAGGCCCGGCAGGTTCCGGGAAGCACGGGCAAGGCGCTGCTGCCGGTTTGA
- a CDS encoding cytochrome ubiquinol oxidase subunit I, producing MDLDPLLLSRIQFAFVISFHILFPSFTVGLACWIAVLEARWLITGKALYRSLSEFWTRIFAISFGMGVVSGIVMTYQFGTNWSRWSDIVGNVLGPLIQYEVVTAFFLEAAFLGILLFGRDRVPRGIHFLAAVLVATGTVLSSFWILSANSWMHTPAGAELRDGRFFVTDWWAVVFNPSFPYRLAHMLTAMFLTTGFVVAGISAFYLLRNRFLEHARVGLSMSLALITILAPLQIFLGDLHGLNTLEHQPAKIAAMEGHWEGGARAPLILFAIPDNEAETNHAEIAIPALSSLILTHEWDGVVPGLKNFPVADRPNPEILFWTFRIMVAIGVVMLTVALIHLVQRVRGRLYSPNWFHKLLVGCMPLGFIAILAGWFTTEIGRQPWVVYGMIRTADAVTPALTGGAVLTSLIVFMVVYTVIYGAGTYYLFRLLTIGPARLNDEDLEIPAVAQGHQPKRPLSVPGESIEPAE from the coding sequence ATGGACCTCGATCCGCTGCTTCTGTCACGAATCCAGTTCGCTTTCGTGATTTCTTTTCACATTCTTTTCCCATCTTTTACGGTGGGGCTGGCCTGCTGGATCGCGGTTCTGGAGGCGCGTTGGCTGATCACCGGCAAGGCTCTGTATCGCAGCCTGTCGGAATTCTGGACGCGGATCTTCGCCATCTCCTTCGGCATGGGCGTGGTCTCGGGAATCGTGATGACCTACCAGTTCGGCACCAACTGGAGCCGCTGGTCCGACATCGTGGGCAACGTGCTGGGTCCGCTGATCCAGTACGAGGTGGTGACCGCCTTCTTCCTGGAAGCCGCTTTCCTCGGCATTTTGCTGTTCGGGCGGGACCGCGTGCCGCGGGGCATCCATTTCCTGGCGGCCGTGCTGGTGGCCACCGGCACGGTGCTGTCCTCCTTCTGGATTTTGTCGGCGAACAGCTGGATGCACACCCCGGCGGGGGCGGAACTGCGCGACGGGCGGTTCTTCGTCACCGATTGGTGGGCGGTGGTCTTCAACCCCTCCTTCCCCTACCGGCTGGCCCACATGCTGACCGCGATGTTCCTGACCACCGGATTCGTGGTGGCCGGCATCAGCGCCTTCTACCTGCTGCGCAACCGCTTCCTGGAACACGCGCGGGTCGGGCTCAGCATGTCGCTGGCCCTCATCACCATCCTGGCGCCGTTGCAGATCTTCCTCGGCGACCTGCACGGGCTGAACACGCTGGAGCACCAGCCGGCCAAGATCGCCGCGATGGAGGGCCATTGGGAGGGCGGGGCACGGGCGCCGCTGATCCTGTTCGCCATCCCCGACAACGAGGCCGAGACCAACCACGCGGAAATCGCCATCCCCGCGCTGTCGAGCCTTATCCTGACCCACGAGTGGGACGGGGTGGTCCCGGGCCTGAAGAACTTCCCGGTGGCGGACCGTCCCAACCCGGAAATCCTGTTCTGGACCTTCCGCATCATGGTGGCCATCGGCGTGGTCATGCTGACGGTGGCGCTGATCCATCTGGTGCAGCGGGTGCGGGGGAGGCTCTACAGCCCGAACTGGTTCCACAAGCTTCTGGTCGGCTGCATGCCGCTGGGCTTCATCGCCATCCTCGCCGGCTGGTTCACCACCGAGATCGGGCGCCAGCCCTGGGTGGTCTACGGGATGATCCGCACGGCGGACGCGGTGACCCCCGCCCTGACCGGCGGCGCGGTGCTGACCTCGCTGATCGTCTTCATGGTGGTCTACACGGTCATCTACGGGGCCGGGACCTACTACCTGTTCCGGCTGCTGACCATCGGGCCGGCGCGGCTGAACGACGAGGATCTGGAGATTCCGGCGGTGGCTCAGGGTCACCAGCCGAAGCGGCCCCTGTCGGTGCCCGGCGAATCCATCGAACCCGCGGAGTGA
- the cydB gene encoding cytochrome d ubiquinol oxidase subunit II, translating into MEGSLLTLAWVAIVGFAVFMYVLMDGFDLGIGILYPFAPSEEARDVMMNSVAPVWDFNETWLILGGAGLFAAFPIAYAVVLPAMYLPLLVMLIALVFRGVAFEFRFKARSSRHLWNKAFFLGSLLATFAQGVVLGSFIQGIEVEGRNFAGTMLDWLTPFSLFCGVALIAGYALLGSTWLIWRTIGILQDWCFRVARRLLIVVLVLVAAVSLWTPFLDASIAARWFSVPNILLLSPVPLMVGFLAFGLWRALDEGREVLPFAFAMGLFALSYLGLAISLWPVLIPPGITIWQAAAPPETQVFLLIGMAFLIPTILIYTAYSYWVFRGKVTGAIGYH; encoded by the coding sequence ATGGAAGGCAGCCTGCTGACCCTCGCCTGGGTCGCCATCGTCGGTTTCGCCGTCTTCATGTATGTGCTGATGGACGGCTTCGACCTCGGCATCGGAATCCTCTACCCCTTCGCCCCCAGCGAGGAGGCGCGGGACGTCATGATGAACTCCGTGGCGCCGGTCTGGGACTTCAACGAGACGTGGCTGATCCTCGGCGGGGCGGGGCTGTTCGCGGCCTTTCCCATCGCCTACGCCGTTGTCCTGCCGGCCATGTATCTGCCGCTGCTGGTGATGCTGATCGCGCTGGTCTTCCGCGGAGTCGCCTTCGAGTTCCGCTTCAAGGCGCGGAGCAGCCGCCATCTGTGGAACAAGGCCTTCTTCCTGGGCTCGCTGCTCGCCACCTTCGCGCAGGGGGTGGTCCTCGGCTCCTTCATCCAGGGGATCGAGGTCGAGGGGCGCAACTTCGCCGGGACCATGCTGGACTGGCTGACTCCCTTCAGCCTGTTCTGCGGCGTGGCCCTGATCGCCGGCTACGCGCTGCTGGGAAGCACCTGGCTGATCTGGCGGACCATCGGCATCCTGCAGGACTGGTGCTTCCGCGTGGCGCGGCGGCTCCTCATCGTCGTGCTGGTTCTGGTCGCGGCGGTCAGCCTGTGGACGCCCTTTCTGGACGCCTCCATCGCCGCGCGCTGGTTCTCGGTTCCCAACATCCTGCTGCTGTCCCCGGTGCCGCTGATGGTCGGCTTCCTGGCCTTCGGCCTGTGGCGCGCGCTGGACGAGGGGCGGGAGGTGCTGCCCTTCGCCTTCGCCATGGGGCTGTTCGCCCTGTCCTATCTAGGTCTGGCGATCAGCCTGTGGCCGGTGCTGATCCCGCCGGGCATCACCATCTGGCAGGCGGCTGCCCCACCGGAGACCCAGGTCTTCCTGCTGATCGGCATGGCCTTCCTGATCCCGACGATCCTGATCTACACCGCCTACAGCTATTGGGTTTTCCGCGGCAAGGTGACGGGGGCCATCGGTTATCATTGA